The nucleotide window GTACGACTTCGATAATCGCTGCATCACCGACTGCTTGTAAAAACGCGTCGAGCTTGTCGCTCGCGCCGGTGATTTGGATGGTGTAAAGCGTGCTGGTGACATCCACGATTTGACCGCGGAAAATATCTACGCAGCGTTTAACCTCCGCCCTTTGCGCGCCAGATGCTTTGACTTTGATCAGCATAAGTTCGCGCTCAATGTGCGAACCTTCGGTCAAGTCCACCAGTTTTACCACATCAATTAATTTATTGAGGTGTTTGGTGATTTGCTCGATTTTGTGATCA belongs to Cellvibrio sp. pealriver and includes:
- the ilvN gene encoding acetolactate synthase small subunit; the encoded protein is MRRIISVLLENAPGALSRVVGLFSQRGYNIESLTVAPTEDPTLSRLTLTTIGDDHKIEQITKHLNKLIDVVKLVDLTEGSHIERELMLIKVKASGAQRAEVKRCVDIFRGQIVDVTSTLYTIQITGASDKLDAFLQAVGDAAIIEVVRTGVCGISRGEKVLSL